CAAGTTGATACAGATACATCGGGTCATAATAAATATCGAGTAACAGGCTTATCCAGTCTAAATGCTTACTGGTATCATTTTGGCTTTGTTGTACGTTAAGCGCATTATCAACCAAGTCTTGCAATTCTTGATGTTGCTTACCGCCTAAGCGTTTACGAATGCCCAATAAACTTTGAGTCAAATATGCTTTAAATGCATCGAAACCCGCTTGCTCACCTAATCCAGATACATAATCAGCCAGTTTTTGCTCAACATAGTCATTTAATAAACGCGGTAAACGCGCGTCTAATGGCTCGTCGAGTACGATAATATCAGCTTGTTGCATGGCGCTGTAAAAATGCTTTGGCAGGGCTGAACGACCAATTAGCATACTTTCATCTTCTAACAGCAAATGGTTATGTTGCTGTTGTTGATGCTGCAGCAATGCCACGGCTAAATTATTTTCGAAGTTGATTTGACTGGGTTGCGGATCGATATTTTTGCCAAAGCTCGACCCTTTATGGTTGGCAAGGCCTTCAAGGTCGACTGATTCATTCCGTTGATGGATAACTTCCGTTTTACCACTACCTGTTATGCCAC
The nucleotide sequence above comes from Shewanella sp. Arc9-LZ. Encoded proteins:
- the mnmH gene encoding tRNA 2-selenouridine(34) synthase MnmH, yielding MSEVIPSSEYGRLLLENRPLIDVRAPIEFIKGAFGHSINLPLMQDGEREKVGTCYKRRGQEAAIALGHELVKGKIKQQRIDAWLAQLSQHPDSYLYCFRGGLRSKLSQQWIKESGMNIPYIEGGYKAIRSFLINTIEQAPSQSKVLILSGITGSGKTEVIHQRNESVDLEGLANHKGSSFGKNIDPQPSQINFENNLAVALLQHQQQQHNHLLLEDESMLIGRSALPKHFYSAMQQADIIVLDEPLDARLPRLLNDYVEQKLADYVSGLGEQAGFDAFKAYLTQSLLGIRKRLGGKQHQELQDLVDNALNVQQSQNDTSKHLDWISLLLDIYYDPMYLYQLEKKQDRVIFQGDRKAIHQWLDSHKS